From Gammaproteobacteria bacterium, the proteins below share one genomic window:
- the infA gene encoding translation initiation factor IF-1, with the protein MPKEEHIEMEGKVIETLPNTMFRVQLQNGHVVTAHISGKMRKHYIRILTGDVVTVELTPYDLSKGRITFRAR; encoded by the coding sequence ATGCCCAAGGAAGAACACATCGAAATGGAAGGCAAGGTCATCGAGACCCTGCCCAATACCATGTTCCGCGTTCAACTCCAGAATGGTCACGTCGTCACCGCCCACATCTCGGGCAAAATGCGCAAGCACTACATCCGTATCCTGACCGGCGACGTCGTCACCGTTGAACTTACCCCCTATGATCTGAGCAAGGGCCGCATCACCTTCCGTGCCCGTTAG